In Microbulbifer sp. GL-2, the following are encoded in one genomic region:
- a CDS encoding HlyD family efflux transporter periplasmic adaptor subunit has product MTVEQRQIALLDVEHQAHEQQYGDDIDESSIIRSGQVVWVFFFLISALFSWSYLAQVDEVSSGIGKVIPTSRAQIIQSLDGGILAELKVSEGDIVEKGQVLAQLDPTKVRSNMEESSARYRAALASVARLSAEVNQSPLQFPEELVGHEELQVKERKLFDIRQQGLLESVRGLNESLGLIKKELAMTSNLVDSGAASSVDVLKLRRQKSELETKIRELNSQYMVRAREELANVSAEVEVLASVLEGRSDTLVRLTHRSPVHGIVKAIEVTTIGGVIPPNGKLMEIVPLDDQLLIEAKISPRDIAFIHPGQLAKVKITAYDYAIYGGLSGEVMMISPDTIQDEIVPNEYYYKVFILANADALKNKVGKEFPIVPGMIASVDIKTGSKTIFDYLVKPISRAKEAMRER; this is encoded by the coding sequence TTGACTGTTGAGCAACGGCAAATCGCATTGCTGGATGTTGAGCATCAGGCTCATGAGCAGCAATACGGGGATGATATAGATGAATCCTCCATTATCCGATCTGGACAAGTGGTATGGGTATTTTTTTTCTTAATTTCTGCCCTATTTTCCTGGTCATATCTCGCGCAAGTTGACGAGGTATCATCGGGCATTGGCAAAGTAATTCCAACCTCTCGTGCACAAATTATTCAGTCTCTTGATGGCGGTATCCTGGCTGAGTTAAAAGTTTCAGAGGGGGATATTGTAGAGAAAGGGCAGGTATTGGCACAGCTAGATCCGACGAAAGTACGTTCAAATATGGAGGAGAGTTCGGCGAGATACCGTGCGGCACTTGCAAGCGTTGCCAGGTTAAGTGCTGAAGTGAACCAGAGTCCCTTGCAATTCCCTGAAGAACTAGTCGGGCATGAAGAACTGCAGGTTAAAGAGCGGAAGTTGTTCGATATTCGACAACAGGGGTTGTTAGAGTCTGTTCGGGGTCTGAATGAATCTTTAGGTCTCATTAAGAAAGAATTGGCTATGACGAGCAATCTTGTAGATTCTGGGGCTGCCAGCAGCGTTGATGTGCTCAAGTTACGTAGACAAAAATCAGAACTGGAAACAAAAATCCGGGAATTAAATTCTCAATATATGGTCAGGGCGCGTGAAGAACTGGCAAATGTCAGCGCTGAGGTAGAAGTCTTGGCCTCTGTACTCGAAGGGCGATCCGACACCCTGGTCAGACTCACCCATCGTTCTCCGGTTCACGGTATTGTTAAGGCAATTGAAGTTACAACTATAGGAGGTGTTATACCTCCTAATGGTAAGCTGATGGAGATAGTCCCACTGGATGATCAGCTTCTTATTGAAGCAAAAATTTCACCAAGAGACATTGCGTTTATTCATCCTGGGCAGCTTGCCAAAGTAAAAATTACTGCGTACGACTATGCAATTTATGGTGGTTTATCTGGAGAGGTTATGATGATTTCTCCCGATACGATACAAGATGAAATTGTTCCAAATGAATATTACTACAAAGTATTTATCTTGGCTAATGCAGATGCTCTTAAAAATAAAGTCGGAAAGGAATTTCCGATAGTGCCGGGAATGATTGCATCTGTTGATATTAAAACTGGATCCAAAACAATCTTTGATTACTTGGTTAAGCCGATAAGCCGGGCCAAGGAGGCTATGCGAGAGCGGTAA
- a CDS encoding transglutaminase family protein, translating into MIVRTLVTLYFFSCGILYSVAIFASESRSVTLVASVTIENHLNRDISGYLHRISIPVETAINQKLTSIHFDYPESLIYRKHTRGETKYVEFKVDIPAQSKLTRQLKFNLDLFSYDYSKLPEGEIPSPKDIYIKPRKYIESNSDPVILLSQRIRSQWAGDEERLLAAFQVPQDILDYQVQKTRGALYAAVNRVGDCTEYAALFVALARSMGYPARVTSEFLFTSRNEFSQPNHHAAEVYLNGRWIPVDPNLATDKKFGYGFGVGSVNKITLTRDFTWVWSNMWPKKFSPEEELPKVTTHWRLE; encoded by the coding sequence GTGATCGTTAGGACTTTAGTAACGCTATATTTTTTCTCTTGTGGGATTTTGTATTCTGTTGCAATTTTTGCCTCCGAATCCAGATCTGTAACTCTGGTTGCTTCTGTGACTATAGAAAATCATTTAAATAGAGATATTTCTGGATATTTACATCGTATATCAATACCCGTAGAAACAGCTATAAATCAGAAGTTAACGTCTATTCATTTTGATTACCCAGAATCACTAATTTATAGAAAACACACTAGGGGCGAAACAAAGTATGTCGAATTTAAAGTGGATATCCCTGCACAATCCAAACTAACCAGGCAACTTAAATTTAACTTGGATCTGTTCAGCTACGATTACAGTAAGTTGCCTGAGGGAGAAATTCCTTCTCCTAAAGATATTTATATAAAGCCGAGGAAGTATATTGAATCAAACTCTGATCCAGTGATACTGCTTTCCCAAAGAATTCGATCTCAATGGGCAGGGGATGAGGAAAGACTATTGGCAGCCTTTCAGGTGCCCCAGGATATTCTTGATTATCAGGTTCAAAAAACCAGGGGAGCTCTTTATGCAGCTGTCAATAGAGTGGGCGATTGTACCGAATATGCAGCGCTATTTGTTGCCCTGGCTAGGTCAATGGGGTATCCAGCCAGAGTGACTTCTGAATTTCTCTTTACAAGCAGGAATGAATTTTCTCAGCCAAATCATCATGCCGCAGAAGTATATTTGAATGGTAGGTGGATACCGGTAGATCCAAATTTGGCTACTGATAAAAAATTTGGATATGGCTTTGGTGTTGGGAGTGTAAACAAGATTACCCTGACCAGGGATTTTACCTGGGTTTGGTCCAATATGTGGCCTAAAAAATTTTCCCCAGAAGAGGAGCTCCCAAAAGTCACTACTCATTGGAGGTTAGAATGA
- a CDS encoding TIGR02466 family protein produces MYKIKSAFGTPILVKDWPDSEEVDNHLTDIILNRESSVSVAKDSCMGSWNSQKDLLEWPCKEIAIIKQRIVSVTREMTMKVTRGKYSPASQDMYANAWANVSRADSYLKIHNHESCTWSGVYYVHSVLSQEKSKSSGIIEFLDPRMLCISTELPNSNFGGRVRVMPKSGRMILFPNWLLHYVNPVEDKSLRICIAFNVKLETNTLKRRSASMLSLGDVKFSEDHIVDQG; encoded by the coding sequence ATGTACAAAATTAAATCGGCTTTTGGGACTCCAATTCTAGTGAAGGACTGGCCGGATTCTGAGGAGGTAGATAATCACTTAACGGATATTATCCTCAATAGGGAGTCTTCCGTTTCTGTTGCTAAAGATTCTTGTATGGGTAGTTGGAACTCCCAAAAAGATCTTCTTGAATGGCCATGTAAGGAAATAGCTATTATAAAGCAGCGTATAGTATCAGTTACGCGTGAAATGACAATGAAAGTGACCCGGGGAAAGTACAGCCCGGCCTCTCAAGATATGTATGCTAATGCCTGGGCCAATGTTTCACGTGCGGATAGTTACCTGAAAATACATAATCATGAGTCATGTACTTGGTCTGGTGTGTATTATGTGCACTCTGTGTTATCACAGGAAAAGAGTAAAAGTAGTGGCATAATTGAGTTTTTGGATCCGAGGATGCTTTGTATCTCTACTGAGTTACCAAATAGTAACTTTGGTGGGCGTGTCAGGGTGATGCCCAAAAGTGGAAGGATGATATTGTTTCCAAACTGGTTGTTGCACTATGTCAATCCGGTGGAGGATAAATCACTGAGAATTTGTATCGCCTTTAATGTAAAGTTGGAAACCAATACTCTTAAACGACGCAGTGCGAGCATGCTTTCCCTCGGTGATGTAAAATTCTCGGAAGATCACATAGTAGATCAAGGCTAA